Proteins encoded within one genomic window of Fusobacterium perfoetens:
- a CDS encoding ABC transporter substrate-binding protein produces MNKIKNAIMIGATVLFTACGGGEKTVETETIKIGGLAPLTGSLAIYGVTTTNGANLAVDEINKNGGILGKKVEYITLDTKGDSTEAVMAYNKLIDKGASAIIGEITSKPSLAVAEIAAQDNIPMITPTGTQVDITEAGPSIFRVCFTNPYQGKVLAILAKERLNAKTAAIMINNSSDYSDGIAKAFIEQADISGIKIIAKEGYADGDKDFRAQLTKIAAEQPDVLLVPEYYEQASLIATQAREVGVKAIFIGSDGWDGIAKTLDSTSYNAIENSYFTNHFSMQDTSSKIQNFLKSYRDTYKEDPSAFSALGYDAIYMVKKAVENAGTTDKDAIVNALKNIEYDGITGYLTFDEHNNPVKAVTILKITNGEYVFDSKLK; encoded by the coding sequence ATGAACAAAATCAAAAATGCCATAATGATAGGAGCTACTGTGTTATTTACTGCTTGTGGTGGAGGTGAAAAAACTGTTGAAACTGAAACAATAAAAATAGGAGGTCTTGCACCTCTTACAGGTTCACTTGCAATTTATGGAGTAACTACAACAAATGGAGCAAATCTTGCTGTTGATGAAATAAATAAAAACGGAGGAATTCTTGGAAAAAAAGTTGAATACATTACTCTTGATACAAAGGGAGATTCAACAGAAGCTGTTATGGCTTATAATAAACTTATTGACAAAGGAGCTTCTGCAATAATTGGAGAAATTACTTCAAAACCATCTCTTGCTGTTGCTGAAATCGCAGCTCAAGATAATATACCTATGATTACTCCAACAGGAACACAAGTTGACATCACAGAAGCTGGACCAAGTATTTTCCGTGTATGTTTTACAAATCCTTATCAAGGAAAAGTTTTAGCTATTCTTGCAAAAGAAAGACTTAATGCAAAAACTGCTGCTATTATGATAAATAATTCAAGTGATTATTCTGATGGAATTGCAAAAGCTTTTATTGAACAAGCTGATATTTCAGGAATAAAAATTATTGCAAAAGAAGGATATGCTGACGGAGATAAAGATTTCAGAGCTCAGCTTACAAAGATAGCTGCTGAACAACCTGATGTTCTTCTTGTTCCAGAATATTATGAACAAGCTTCTTTGATTGCAACACAAGCAAGAGAAGTAGGAGTAAAAGCTATATTTATTGGTTCTGATGGTTGGGATGGAATTGCAAAAACTCTTGATTCAACTTCTTACAATGCAATAGAAAATTCTTATTTCACAAATCATTTTTCTATGCAAGATACATCTTCAAAAATTCAAAACTTTTTAAAATCATATAGAGATACTTATAAAGAAGATCCATCAGCTTTCTCTGCTTTAGGATATGATGCAATATATATGGTTAAAAAAGCTGTTGAAAATGCAGGAACTACTGATAAAGATGCCATAGTCAATGCTTTAAAAAATATTGAGTATGATGGTATCACAGGATATTTAACTTTTGATGAACACAACAATCCTGTAAAGGCTGTTACAATTTTAAAAATTACAAATGGAGAATATGTTTTTGATTCAAAATTAAAATAA
- a CDS encoding PTS sugar transporter subunit IIB, producing MKKILLCCSSGMSTSLLVNKMRKVAEEHKVPVEINAVGLDRFEDEIKEYDVALLGPQVRFKLEEFKNIAENFGKKVAVIDTKDYGTMDGKKVLSQAVKLIKS from the coding sequence ATGAAAAAAATATTACTATGCTGTTCATCAGGAATGTCAACAAGTTTACTTGTAAATAAAATGAGAAAAGTTGCAGAGGAGCATAAAGTCCCTGTTGAAATTAATGCTGTTGGTCTTGATAGGTTTGAAGATGAGATAAAAGAATATGATGTAGCTCTTCTTGGTCCACAAGTAAGATTTAAATTAGAAGAATTTAAAAATATTGCAGAAAATTTTGGAAAAAAAGTTGCAGTAATAGATACTAAGGATTATGGAACAATGGACGGAAAAAAAGTTTTATCTCAAGCTGTCAAATTAATAAAGTCATAA
- a CDS encoding PTS lactose/cellobiose transporter subunit IIA, whose amino-acid sequence MNMDIETIAMELVGNAGEARSLAFEALAQAKNKNFEKAKELLEESKQASLKAHHIQTDLICQEADGNKVEIGLLMVHAQDHLMTSILARELITEIISLYEKI is encoded by the coding sequence ATTAATATGGATATAGAAACTATAGCAATGGAGCTTGTAGGAAATGCTGGAGAAGCAAGAAGTTTAGCATTTGAAGCTTTAGCACAGGCAAAAAATAAAAATTTTGAAAAAGCAAAAGAATTATTGGAAGAATCAAAACAAGCTTCACTTAAAGCACATCACATACAAACTGATTTAATCTGTCAGGAAGCTGATGGAAATAAAGTTGAAATAGGTTTACTTATGGTTCATGCTCAAGACCATCTAATGACTTCTATTCTTGCAAGAGAGCTTATAACAGAAATTATATCTTTATATGAAAAAATATAG
- a CDS encoding CbrC family protein codes for MKKELPFFKYHPDPLKTGTFETDETVICDCCGKETDIYYSGPFYSVEDVEYLCPECIANGEASKKFDGDFIDIYFGKVSDEEKIDELTHRTPSYCGWQQEIWVTHCDDFCAFLGYVGAKELKEMGVLEEVIENESPEFNAEWSEEQIEIIKNMVNGGHAQGYLFKCPHCGKHFLYYDVD; via the coding sequence ATGAAAAAAGAATTGCCATTTTTTAAATATCACCCAGACCCTTTAAAGACAGGAACTTTTGAAACAGATGAAACTGTAATTTGTGATTGTTGTGGAAAAGAAACTGATATATATTATTCTGGACCTTTTTATTCAGTTGAAGATGTTGAATATTTATGCCCTGAATGTATCGCCAATGGAGAGGCAAGTAAAAAATTTGACGGAGATTTTATAGATATTTATTTTGGAAAAGTTAGTGATGAAGAAAAAATAGATGAATTAACTCATAGAACTCCAAGCTATTGTGGTTGGCAGCAAGAAATTTGGGTAACTCATTGTGATGATTTTTGTGCTTTTCTTGGTTATGTAGGAGCTAAAGAATTAAAAGAAATGGGAGTTTTAGAAGAAGTCATTGAAAATGAAAGTCCTGAGTTTAATGCAGAGTGGAGTGAAGAGCAGATAGAAATAATAAAAAATATGGTTAATGGAGGACATGCACAAGGATATTTATTTAAATGTCCTCATTGTGGAAAACATTTCTTATACTATGATGTTGATTAG
- a CDS encoding DUF2004 domain-containing protein, translating to MEIKYFKNVDFNSDYLETTIELQNREIQLDINSDAVLGENNWVKEYEEYISKLETFKEKIDKEIIKDFENDGVTKEWIDFHSEELMESIEENGTLDNCDKNLPIDRQILSALKLNRIGIYPEYENINGEEYYAIWDYILDDEISDEILVIVTDKNGEIVDITWES from the coding sequence ATGGAAATAAAATATTTTAAAAATGTAGATTTTAATAGTGATTATCTTGAAACAACAATAGAACTTCAAAACAGAGAAATACAGCTTGATATAAACAGTGACGCAGTTCTTGGAGAAAATAATTGGGTAAAAGAATATGAAGAATATATTTCTAAATTGGAAACATTCAAAGAAAAAATTGATAAAGAGATTATAAAAGATTTTGAAAATGATGGTGTAACTAAAGAATGGATTGATTTTCACTCTGAAGAATTAATGGAAAGTATTGAAGAAAATGGAACATTAGATAATTGTGATAAAAATTTACCTATAGACAGACAAATTCTTTCGGCACTAAAACTTAACAGAATAGGAATTTATCCTGAATATGAAAATATAAATGGTGAGGAATATTATGCTATTTGGGATTATATCCTTGATGATGAGATAAGTGATGAAATTTTAGTTATAGTTACTGATAAAAATGGAGAAATAGTGGATATTACTTGGGAAAGTTAA
- a CDS encoding glycoside hydrolase family 1 protein, whose protein sequence is MKKFPENFFWGAAASGPQTEGITNKINKSIWDIWFEKEPERFYNQISPYVVCDTYNKFKEDIKLMKEINFNSFRTSIQWSRLIKDFYTGEVDPDAVRFYNEYIDELIKNGIEPIINLYHFDMPANLQEELGGWENKKTIELFVIFAKKAFELFGDRVKYWTTFNEPIVPVEGGYLYNFHYPCKKDMRLAVQVAYNIILAHAKAVQEYRRQKLDGKIGVILNLTPTYTRDERPEDKKAAHIADLFFNRSFLDPMVKGEFPQDLIEILKEHNMLPETTEEEKSIILNSKVDYLGVNYYVPRRVKAVEKTPKEFTEPEYYFEYHIKENGRFNPYRDGNEIHPVALYDIAKNIQENYNNIPWYIGEIGIAMSLDSEKTLPDGRIDDSFRTNLLIEHLDELHKAIQEGANCFGVHQWTFIDNWSWLNSFKRRYGFYRLDLETGERKIKEHAKWFKEVAKNNGY, encoded by the coding sequence ATGAAAAAATTTCCAGAGAACTTTTTTTGGGGAGCTGCTGCCAGTGGACCTCAAACAGAAGGAATTACAAATAAAATAAACAAATCAATATGGGATATTTGGTTTGAAAAAGAACCTGAAAGATTTTATAATCAAATTTCTCCATATGTAGTTTGTGATACTTATAATAAATTTAAAGAAGATATAAAATTAATGAAAGAAATTAATTTTAACTCTTTTAGAACTTCAATACAATGGTCAAGACTTATAAAAGATTTTTATACTGGTGAAGTTGATCCAGATGCAGTAAGATTTTACAATGAATATATTGATGAACTTATAAAAAATGGAATTGAACCAATAATAAATCTTTATCATTTTGATATGCCTGCTAATCTGCAAGAAGAACTTGGTGGTTGGGAAAATAAAAAAACAATAGAATTATTTGTTATTTTCGCTAAAAAAGCTTTTGAACTTTTTGGAGACAGAGTTAAATACTGGACTACATTTAATGAGCCAATAGTCCCTGTGGAGGGAGGATATTTATATAATTTCCATTATCCATGTAAAAAAGATATGAGACTTGCTGTTCAAGTAGCATATAATATAATACTAGCTCATGCAAAAGCAGTACAGGAATACAGAAGACAAAAACTTGATGGAAAAATAGGAGTAATTTTAAATTTAACACCGACTTATACAAGAGATGAAAGACCAGAAGATAAAAAAGCTGCTCACATAGCAGATCTTTTCTTTAACAGAAGTTTTCTTGACCCTATGGTAAAAGGAGAATTCCCTCAAGATTTAATTGAAATTTTAAAAGAACATAATATGCTTCCTGAAACAACAGAGGAAGAAAAAAGTATTATCTTAAATTCAAAAGTTGATTATTTAGGTGTAAATTATTATGTGCCAAGAAGAGTAAAAGCTGTTGAAAAAACACCTAAAGAATTTACTGAACCTGAATATTACTTTGAATATCATATAAAAGAAAATGGAAGGTTTAATCCTTATAGAGATGGAAATGAAATTCATCCTGTAGCATTATATGATATAGCAAAAAATATTCAAGAAAATTATAATAACATTCCTTGGTATATTGGAGAGATAGGAATTGCTATGAGCTTAGATTCAGAAAAAACTCTTCCAGATGGAAGAATAGATGATAGCTTCAGAACTAATCTTTTAATAGAACATCTTGATGAATTACACAAAGCTATTCAAGAAGGAGCAAATTGTTTTGGAGTTCATCAATGGACATTTATAGACAACTGGTCTTGGCTTAATTCATTTAAAAGAAGATATGGTTTTTACAGACTTGACCTTGAAACAGGAGAAAGAAAGATAAAAGAACATGCTAAATGGTTCAAGGAAGTTGCAAAAAATAATGGATATTAA
- a CDS encoding tetratricopeptide repeat protein, whose amino-acid sequence MINIDDEELYQSFANKSDLEKELDILHKQDKNQDIINIITSLPKEDLNYDILGKLARAYNNNNQCEEGLKVLLSLKDDGENDSIWNFRVGYSYYYSEKAKENPEYLEEAKKYFEKCLELNPNEPDGDTLLRWVYSDLGNRKLDEEKNDEALEYFQKARDLAKDTNDIIATESELAWAYDFLREYEKAYEYLQNIISLGRDDIWVNSELGYCLGGLEKYKEAIEKYEKSVELGRNDSWVYARLGDLYKELEKYDEALENYQKGLEIDSEDIYILCELAWIYDNIKNDCKKGLEYLEKTKNLGRDDIWINSEIGWAYNHLNKYDKALPYLEKAKGLGRDDEWIYFELGYSLVRLDKVKEGLEYYEKALELGKDDIPLNGELGYWLDHLGKYNEALPYLEKSKKLGRDDEWINTETGFCLNRLERYDEALLYFEKAVELGKNDEWVYSEMAFSLKKLKKYDKALEYYQKAEELGRNDEWIVSEIAECLENMGRTEEAIAKLKSFVVTEIGNTDSVNSQIAYLYGRMNNSEEALKYLYEAEKLGRNDIWLYSEIGWNLSGEPEKYQEALEYFQKAIELGRDDEWINGQIGFALSKLGKNKEAVKYFEKAKFINPDNEWISYHLGSCYRKLGEIQKAIDILKVSKEKGEFRGWTELELAWCYALIDEKEKAHEYLKEADSYIGGEIANSSELKKILNQLNN is encoded by the coding sequence TTGATAAATATTGATGATGAAGAGTTATATCAATCTTTTGCCAACAAAAGTGATTTAGAAAAAGAATTAGATATTCTTCATAAGCAAGATAAAAATCAAGATATTATTAATATAATTACTTCTTTACCTAAAGAGGATTTAAACTATGATATTCTTGGAAAACTTGCAAGAGCATATAATAACAACAATCAATGTGAAGAGGGACTTAAAGTTTTACTTTCTTTAAAAGATGATGGAGAAAATGATTCTATTTGGAATTTCCGTGTAGGATATTCTTATTACTATTCTGAAAAAGCCAAAGAAAATCCAGAATATTTAGAAGAAGCTAAAAAATATTTTGAAAAATGTCTTGAATTAAATCCTAACGAACCTGACGGAGATACTCTTTTAAGATGGGTTTATTCTGACTTGGGAAATAGAAAGCTTGACGAAGAGAAAAATGATGAAGCTTTGGAATATTTCCAAAAAGCTAGAGATTTAGCAAAAGATACTAATGATATTATAGCTACTGAATCAGAACTTGCTTGGGCATATGATTTCTTAAGAGAGTATGAAAAAGCCTACGAATATTTACAAAATATTATTTCTTTAGGTAGAGATGATATTTGGGTTAACTCTGAGCTAGGATATTGTCTTGGTGGATTAGAAAAATATAAAGAAGCTATTGAAAAATATGAAAAATCCGTAGAACTTGGAAGAAATGATTCTTGGGTATATGCAAGACTTGGAGATTTGTATAAAGAATTAGAAAAATATGATGAAGCTTTAGAAAATTATCAAAAAGGATTAGAAATAGATTCTGAAGATATTTATATTCTTTGTGAGTTAGCTTGGATATATGATAATATAAAAAATGATTGTAAAAAAGGACTTGAATATTTAGAAAAAACTAAAAATTTAGGCAGAGATGATATTTGGATTAATTCTGAAATTGGTTGGGCATATAATCATCTTAACAAATATGATAAAGCTCTTCCTTACCTAGAAAAAGCCAAAGGACTTGGAAGAGATGATGAATGGATTTACTTTGAACTTGGATATTCTCTTGTAAGATTAGATAAAGTTAAGGAAGGACTTGAATATTATGAAAAAGCTTTAGAATTAGGAAAAGATGATATCCCTTTAAATGGAGAACTTGGATATTGGCTTGACCATTTAGGAAAATACAATGAAGCACTTCCTTATTTAGAAAAATCTAAAAAACTTGGAAGAGATGATGAGTGGATTAACACTGAAACAGGTTTCTGTTTAAATAGATTAGAAAGATATGATGAAGCATTATTATATTTTGAAAAAGCTGTAGAATTAGGAAAAAATGATGAATGGGTTTATTCTGAAATGGCTTTCTCTTTGAAAAAACTTAAAAAATATGATAAAGCATTAGAATATTATCAAAAAGCTGAAGAGCTAGGCAGAAATGATGAATGGATAGTCTCTGAAATAGCTGAATGTCTTGAAAATATGGGAAGAACAGAAGAAGCCATTGCAAAGCTTAAATCTTTTGTTGTAACAGAAATAGGTAATACTGACTCTGTTAATTCTCAAATAGCTTATCTTTATGGAAGAATGAATAACTCTGAAGAAGCTTTAAAATATCTTTATGAAGCTGAAAAGCTAGGAAGAAATGATATTTGGCTATATTCTGAAATTGGTTGGAATTTAAGTGGAGAACCTGAAAAATATCAAGAAGCCTTAGAATATTTTCAAAAAGCTATAGAACTTGGAAGAGACGATGAATGGATTAATGGACAGATTGGATTTGCTTTATCAAAACTTGGAAAAAATAAAGAAGCTGTTAAATATTTTGAAAAAGCTAAATTTATAAATCCTGACAATGAATGGATTTCTTATCATCTTGGTTCTTGTTACAGAAAATTGGGAGAAATTCAAAAAGCTATAGATATTTTAAAAGTTTCTAAAGAAAAAGGTGAATTTAGAGGTTGGACAGAATTAGAACTTGCTTGGTGTTATGCACTTATTGATGAAAAAGAAAAAGCTCATGAATATTTAAAAGAAGCTGATTCATATATTGGTGGAGAAATAGCTAATTCTTCTGAACTAAAAAAGATTTTGAATCAATTAAACAATTAA
- a CDS encoding toxin-antitoxin system YwqK family antitoxin — protein sequence MKKLILSVLFCLVSFYSFAYQIEDNFTGQIIKKYKDGQVKSIENFKNGKLNGEFKEFFEDGNLSQIATFKNGDMKNIKVFYKNGNLKFEQNLKDRKGKYRGYYPNGQLEVEGEVFQGDEIGLWKYYNENGSLSSEGMYKEGKKVGEWKFYKTDGSLLKTINYKN from the coding sequence ATGAAAAAGTTAATTTTATCAGTTCTATTCTGTCTTGTAAGTTTTTATTCTTTTGCTTATCAAATAGAAGATAATTTTACTGGACAGATTATTAAAAAATATAAAGATGGGCAAGTAAAATCTATTGAAAATTTTAAAAATGGAAAACTTAATGGAGAATTTAAAGAGTTTTTTGAAGATGGAAATTTATCTCAAATTGCAACTTTTAAAAATGGAGATATGAAAAATATAAAAGTTTTCTATAAAAATGGAAATTTAAAATTTGAACAAAATTTAAAGGATAGAAAAGGAAAATATAGAGGATATTATCCAAATGGACAGTTAGAAGTAGAGGGAGAAGTTTTTCAAGGAGATGAAATAGGACTTTGGAAATATTATAATGAGAACGGAAGCCTTTCTTCAGAAGGTATGTATAAAGAAGGAAAAAAAGTTGGAGAATGGAAGTTCTATAAAACTGATGGAAGTTTATTAAAAACTATAAACTATAAAAACTAA
- the celB gene encoding PTS cellobiose transporter subunit IIC has product MNKFMFVLEKYLLPIAEKLGQSRYLNVLKDAFMLSFPLTIFGSIFVVISNLPFLTLIMSKDKVQVLKDALAPAAEGSMLIMTVFVVMGIGYFLTTSYGIEGIFGSAVAISAFFLVTPLEKGAMPLDRLGAKGMFVGILVSIIAAELYRKAVLRGWTIKLPDSVPPAVLKSFSALIPAFLTLTVFLVVRILFSLTSFNNIHDFIFTTIQTPLIKLGGGLFATIIAILMIQLLWFFGLHGQVIVNSVLDPVWNTLALQNFEAYQAGGELPNIITKQFMETYTVGLGGTGMTLAVAFTLLFVVKSRQLKELGKMAGPAAIFNVNEPIIFGLPIVMNPLIFIPWMIAPVVVVIFTYFMMAIGLAPIPTGVTVPWTVPIFFSGTLATNSMMGGVLQIINFFIVFIIWLPFIKILDKQAIAAEEENEDDLDLDLEI; this is encoded by the coding sequence ATGAATAAATTTATGTTTGTATTAGAAAAATATCTTCTTCCTATTGCTGAAAAGCTTGGGCAGAGCAGATATTTAAATGTTTTAAAAGATGCTTTTATGCTTTCATTTCCACTTACTATATTTGGTTCTATATTTGTAGTAATATCAAATCTACCATTTCTTACTTTAATAATGAGTAAAGACAAAGTTCAAGTTTTAAAAGATGCTCTTGCTCCTGCTGCAGAAGGAAGTATGCTTATAATGACAGTGTTTGTTGTTATGGGAATAGGATATTTCTTAACTACATCATATGGCATAGAGGGAATATTTGGATCTGCAGTAGCTATTTCTGCTTTTTTCTTAGTTACACCTTTAGAAAAAGGAGCTATGCCTTTAGACAGATTAGGAGCAAAAGGAATGTTTGTTGGAATTTTAGTTTCAATTATTGCAGCAGAATTATATAGAAAAGCTGTTTTAAGAGGTTGGACAATAAAACTTCCAGATAGTGTTCCACCTGCAGTATTAAAATCTTTTTCTGCATTAATTCCAGCTTTTTTAACTTTAACTGTATTTTTGGTTGTAAGAATCTTATTTTCTCTTACATCTTTTAATAATATACATGATTTTATTTTTACAACAATACAGACTCCGCTTATTAAACTTGGAGGAGGATTATTTGCAACAATAATTGCTATTTTGATGATTCAACTTTTATGGTTCTTTGGTTTACATGGACAAGTAATAGTAAATTCTGTTTTAGATCCTGTTTGGAATACATTAGCACTCCAAAATTTTGAAGCATATCAAGCAGGCGGAGAACTTCCAAATATCATTACAAAACAATTTATGGAAACATATACTGTAGGACTTGGAGGAACAGGAATGACTCTTGCTGTAGCTTTTACTCTTTTATTTGTAGTAAAAAGCAGACAGCTTAAAGAACTTGGAAAAATGGCAGGTCCTGCTGCAATATTTAATGTAAATGAACCTATTATTTTTGGTTTACCAATAGTTATGAATCCACTTATTTTTATTCCATGGATGATTGCTCCAGTAGTTGTTGTAATATTTACATATTTTATGATGGCAATAGGTCTTGCCCCAATCCCAACAGGAGTAACAGTTCCTTGGACTGTACCAATTTTCTTTAGTGGTACTCTTGCAACAAACTCAATGATGGGAGGAGTTCTGCAGATTATTAACTTCTTTATAGTATTTATTATCTGGCTGCCATTTATTAAAATTTTGGATAAACAGGCTATTGCTGCAGAAGAAGAAAATGAAGATGACTTAGACTTAGATTTAGAAATTTAA
- a CDS encoding ankyrin repeat domain-containing protein: MYKIGYLGNFEKVPQVVEYILNSDVENLEKELKNGWDINKKITLSEFITETPLEIAIQCIKEEVILWLIEKGVNVKADVDDWGTPISSAARFLSSEMCELFIKHGALENLTKKQYERIYSDIYYGKNFKNIDVFEKYGVTVKKYGNNCLRKAVYDRNQKLAQMFLDYGADINYHEYDQVFTDNSTPVIVAATTDSLKLVKWLVEKGADITIKNKFGERPYTIAVLNENQEMIDYIKSLEPVDFHNEEARKSIIKKYKLPKDMVEFFNKGDLKIEFSENIDSKYIEFWKLEDTVEMTWKRKKYLSLVKDLENYWFHFLWYPKEKNIYIFDAEHEEIFKIGDWSYFINNCEEIVGSFLD; the protein is encoded by the coding sequence ATGTACAAAATTGGTTATCTTGGAAACTTTGAAAAAGTACCTCAAGTTGTAGAGTATATCTTAAACAGTGATGTAGAAAATTTAGAGAAAGAATTAAAAAACGGCTGGGATATAAATAAAAAAATTACTTTAAGCGAATTTATAACAGAAACTCCTTTGGAGATAGCTATACAATGTATTAAAGAAGAAGTTATCTTATGGTTAATTGAAAAAGGAGTAAATGTGAAAGCTGATGTAGACGATTGGGGAACTCCTATTTCAAGTGCAGCTCGTTTTTTATCTTCAGAGATGTGTGAATTATTTATAAAGCACGGAGCATTAGAAAATCTCACTAAAAAACAATACGAAAGAATTTACTCTGATATTTATTATGGAAAAAATTTTAAAAATATAGATGTTTTTGAGAAATATGGAGTAACTGTTAAAAAATATGGAAATAATTGTTTAAGAAAAGCTGTCTATGATAGAAATCAAAAATTAGCTCAAATGTTTTTAGACTATGGAGCTGATATAAATTATCACGAATATGACCAAGTTTTTACTGATAACTCAACTCCTGTAATAGTAGCTGCTACTACAGATTCTCTTAAATTAGTAAAATGGCTCGTTGAAAAGGGAGCTGATATAACAATTAAAAACAAGTTTGGAGAAAGACCATATACAATAGCAGTTTTAAATGAAAATCAAGAGATGATAGATTATATTAAAAGTTTAGAGCCAGTAGATTTTCACAATGAAGAAGCTAGAAAAAGTATAATAAAAAAATATAAACTGCCAAAAGATATGGTAGAGTTCTTTAATAAGGGAGATTTAAAAATAGAATTTTCAGAGAATATTGATAGTAAATATATTGAATTTTGGAAATTGGAAGATACAGTTGAAATGACTTGGAAAAGAAAAAAATATCTTTCTTTAGTAAAAGATTTAGAAAACTATTGGTTTCATTTTTTATGGTATCCTAAAGAAAAAAACATATATATTTTTGACGCAGAACATGAAGAAATCTTTAAAATAGGAGATTGGAGCTATTTTATAAATAACTGTGAAGAGATTGTTGGAAGCTTTTTAGATTAA
- a CDS encoding GNAT family N-acetyltransferase: protein MYLFKTLNDIDTKIIYDSFMEAFSDYSVNLFLPYEDFKTMLINKGFNPCISLGLFHNNKLIGFVLNGKRKWNGKETAYDMGTAIIPDYRTCGFSKKMIVKVTEILKENNIEQYLLEVIQNNIKAFELYKSQGFQITRNFSVLQADIKPSVSFISSSYTIEAITDIDESMWSIFKSFWDFSPSWQNSIDSIKATKEIFTYIVVKDKKNIIGYGIIEKKSGKIPQLAVNKNYRNKSIGKNILYELVKNTDSNSIKLINIDRKYKNMENFLINLGFQISSMQYEMILNIK from the coding sequence ATGTATTTATTTAAAACTTTAAATGACATTGACACAAAAATAATATATGATAGCTTTATGGAAGCCTTTTCTGATTATTCTGTAAATCTTTTTCTGCCTTATGAAGATTTTAAAACAATGCTTATCAATAAAGGATTTAATCCCTGTATATCTTTAGGATTATTTCATAATAATAAACTTATAGGTTTTGTTTTAAATGGAAAAAGAAAATGGAATGGTAAAGAAACTGCTTATGATATGGGAACAGCTATTATACCTGATTATAGAACCTGTGGTTTTTCTAAAAAAATGATTGTAAAAGTAACAGAAATTTTAAAAGAAAATAATATAGAACAATATCTTCTTGAAGTAATACAAAATAATATAAAAGCTTTTGAACTTTATAAATCACAAGGTTTTCAAATAACAAGAAATTTTTCTGTATTACAAGCAGATATTAAACCTTCTGTTTCTTTTATATCTAGCTCTTATACTATAGAAGCAATCACAGATATAGATGAAAGTATGTGGAGTATTTTTAAAAGTTTTTGGGATTTTTCTCCCTCTTGGCAGAACTCAATAGATTCAATAAAAGCTACAAAAGAAATATTTACCTATATAGTAGTTAAAGATAAAAAAAATATAATAGGCTATGGTATTATTGAAAAAAAATCTGGTAAAATACCACAATTAGCAGTAAATAAAAATTATAGAAATAAAAGTATAGGAAAAAATATTTTGTATGAACTGGTAAAAAATACTGATTCAAATTCTATAAAACTTATTAATATAGACAGAAAATATAAGAATATGGAAAACTTTTTAATAAATCTAGGATTTCAAATTTCTTCTATGCAATATGAAATGATATTGAATATAAAATAG
- a CDS encoding RNA 2'-phosphotransferase encodes MKKIDDVKLGKFLSLVLRHKPETIGITLDKNGWADVKELIEKVKLSERYIDMEILERIVRENNKKRYSFNEDKTKIRASQGHSIEVELNLKEMTPPKILYHGTTTRFLESIKEKGILKMNRQYVHLSMDIETARNVGQRHGEVIILPIDIEELKSIGHKFYLSENKVWLCDDIPSRYILWNKVIR; translated from the coding sequence ATGAAAAAAATAGATGATGTAAAACTAGGAAAATTTTTAAGTCTTGTCCTTAGACACAAACCTGAAACAATAGGGATAACTTTAGATAAAAATGGCTGGGCTGATGTAAAAGAACTGATAGAAAAAGTAAAACTTTCTGAAAGATATATTGATATGGAGATTTTAGAAAGAATAGTCAGAGAAAATAATAAAAAAAGATATAGTTTCAATGAAGATAAAACTAAAATCAGAGCTAGTCAAGGACATTCTATAGAAGTAGAACTAAACCTTAAAGAGATGACACCACCAAAAATCCTATATCACGGAACAACCACTAGATTTTTAGAAAGTATAAAAGAAAAAGGAATTTTAAAAATGAATAGACAATATGTTCATCTATCAATGGACATTGAAACTGCTAGAAATGTTGGACAAAGACACGGAGAAGTAATTATTCTTCCAATAGATATAGAAGAACTTAAAAGCATAGGACATAAATTCTATCTGTCAGAAAATAAAGTTTGGTTATGTGATGATATTCCAAGCAGATATATTTTATGGAATAAAGTTATTAGATAA